The genomic stretch TACCAGTTCTTATTCAACCTAGACTTCACAGTACCCAAATCCATTGGATGCTTAATGATGGTGAAGTAGTCATGCAACCCAAGCTTTTTAGGATCCACAGGCGTGTTAAAAACCCACCCATATTTGTGCTTCATTAATCTAGACAACAAACTGTCACAACTCTTATACAATTGACTGGAATGCTTATCAAGCCCAAAACTCGGTCCCCTATCATCAATCGTTCTGTTtgattttttcatcttcttgttgCTCTCCTGTGGTCGGAACTTGTCCTTATGAGCGACCGATTCTGAATGCGGATGAAGCTGATTCACCTTAGGGTTTCTTCTATCTTTCCCTAAAATCTCCCTACCAACGCCATTGTTGCTATCAGCCATGGAAACACCATGACCTTGAAAAGGCTGAGGAACTGGTACGCCCACGGAACCCACTTCGGAGTTTACACGCACTAACGTCCCGGCCTTACCAACAGCATCGCTTGCCGAATAACCGTTAACTTGGATCTCCTTAGATTCAAGTCTCTTCAGCAAGTTCTTAACTTGATCGAGCTCTCTCATCAGCTTTCTCTTAAGCTCTCTAATCTCAAATTTCGATCTTGAATCGACACTAATCCGAACACTGCGACCAAACAAAGCATAACCAGGCGTCGAGCTACCTTTTGCTAATTCACGCACCTTGGACAAACTCGCCCGCTCCAAACTCTGACTCGAGGAATCATCAGACGCCACCGCATCCTCGGATTGAGAGCCCGCTTGCGGGATCAACGAGTTCTTGTACTCGGTCGTGACAACCGGGGTCAGCGAGGATTGAGTGCCGAGTCTCTTGCGCGAGTAGACTTTGCTGCCGTCCGCCCGCTTTGGCTGCTTCTCTCTCGAGTCCTCATCTCCGATCAGCTCCGAAGCCATCGACACAGTCTGCACTCATAAAAACCCAATGAAAAGTGCTCTCTGAAAAGCGTGGCTTTTCCAGGGATTTCCAAATCTATTTGGAGAACAAGAATCCCAAACAGGACACAGTAGGATTAGCTataaaccccaaactttttagggtttaCTGGAATTTGGCTTCGTACGGAACTTGGTCTGTTAGGGGGGTGGACTGTGAAGCACGGAGACAGCGATCGATgcaagtaaaaaagaaaaggagagaacagGAAGCCAGAAAGAATTTCGAATTAGGGGTTTCTGTCCCTATGCCAAACCCTAGACTTCCATGAGCAGaccaaaatcaaaaattttgaaagcaAACATATAAACGACACCgttcctaccaaaaaaaaaaaaacatacacaaAACGACACCGACAAAGCGGGAGTTCTCGGTGTCAGGAGAGACGGTAGCACTTCAACTTCTTGGGCTTGTCCGGAGACACCGACAAAGCAGGAGTTCGGTTTCGGCCCATTTACTTGATAACGAAGTCTAAGCTTTGATAATCTTTAGCCTGACGAACTGCCCAGATTAGATTGAATCAGTGTTTCAGTtcccaattccataaaattgaaatcggtgattttcaatttgattccTGATTTTGAGAGGGAACTGGATCGTcagactgattttttttatttatttcttaaatataaacctaataatccacctgtttttttttatttcttaatgtAAGCCTAATGttgattaatttattaaaattaaagcCCAAGTTGTCCACTCCTACTAATAATTCACCATTTTCATTGAACTTCCAGGGAACAGGTCCGGCTCCCAATGCCGAGGTGGAACCCGACCGAACTAGGAACCGATCTTCCCCTAATAGTTAGGGACGTCGATACCGGCATGTGGTTACCTAAGAAGGAAAAATGACGCAATGGTCCCTGATTTTAGTCCAACATGTAATATCATTCCtaaccttttaaatttatttaatgtggtcactgaatttgaattaatgaaatcacaaaattgagcatttttatattgtttatggattaaattgaatatgtatctaAAGTTCAGAGATGATATTAaacgaattaaaaatttaagaatgatATTACGCATAAAGCCATAATTCCAAAACCATTCGTGTGATTCTCCCTTCCCAAAGAAAGTAGCAAAAGGTGGGGCGATCTAGACGTACTTGAGATTTTCCTATCTCGTAAGACTCATGTCACGAGCCAAGACCCCGAAAGGGTCGCTGACGAATATATATAGCAAGCAGCCAAGCGTTTTCTCAAAATGATGGTCGAAACTAGGCAAGTAATTGAGATCGACAGCTCTTTTAGAAGCTGTCATTTGTCTATCATAACCGAGGTACCACAGTTTGCAATTTCAATTCCTAGACAAAGTCATTATCCGAATGTGGAAAGTCTTCGTGGTAAGATACCCGACATCATGGGCA from Rhodamnia argentea isolate NSW1041297 chromosome 2, ASM2092103v1, whole genome shotgun sequence encodes the following:
- the LOC115755053 gene encoding transcription factor GTE4-like isoform X2, which encodes MASELIGDEDSREKQPKRADGSKVYSRKRLGTQSSLTPVVTTEYKNSLIPQAGSQSEDAVASDDSSSQSLERASLSKVRELAKGSSTPGYALFGRSVRISVDSRSKFEIRELKRKLMRELDQVKNLLKRLESKEIQVNGYSASDAVGKAGTLVRVNSEVGSVGVPVPQPFQGHGVSMADSNNGVGREILGKDRRNPKVNQLHPHSESVAHKDKFRPQESNKKMKKSNRTIDDRGPSFGLDKHSSQLYKSCDSLLSRLMKHKYGWVFNTPVDPKKLGLHDYFTIIKHPMDLGTVKSRLNKNWYKSPREFAEDVRLTFHNAMIYNPKGQDVHFMAETMLKLFEDSWKVIEKENNLDHRYDVSLPTHISKKAPTPALIAPPASSVHSDAENLDKSESRPLPVDSRTKPAIPGHPGKKPVPKNPEAQDSHKRDMTYEEKQRLSEDLQTLPSEKLEDVVQIIKKRNPHLFQQEDEIEVDIDSVDSHTLWELDNFVNNHKKSLTKNSRKAEVPLESCTEDGNAVAEMNEVIVVGEAPTENAEAEENAVVHSPPLLEKLGANVSESSSSSGSSSDSGSSSTDSDSDRSSL
- the LOC115755053 gene encoding transcription factor GTE4-like isoform X1, with protein sequence MASELIGDEDSREKQPKRADGSKVYSRKRLGTQSSLTPVVTTEYKNSLIPQAGSQSEDAVASDDSSSQSLERASLSKVRELAKGSSTPGYALFGRSVRISVDSRSKFEIRELKRKLMRELDQVKNLLKRLESKEIQVNGYSASDAVGKAGTLVRVNSEVGSVGVPVPQPFQGHGVSMADSNNGVGREILGKDRRNPKVNQLHPHSESVAHKDKFRPQESNKKMKKSNRTIDDRGPSFGLDKHSSQLYKSCDSLLSRLMKHKYGWVFNTPVDPKKLGLHDYFTIIKHPMDLGTVKSRLNKNWYKSPREFAEDVRLTFHNAMIYNPKGQDVHFMAETMLKLFEDSWKVIEKENNLDHRYDVSLPTHISKKAPTPALIAPPASSVHSDAENLDKSESRPLPVDSRTKPAIPGHPGKKPVPKNPEAQDSHKRDMTYEEKQRLSEDLQTLPSEKLEDVVQIIKKRNPHLFQQEDEIEVDIDSVDSHTLWELDNFVNNHKKSLTKNSRKAEVPLESCTEDGNAVAEMNEVIVVGEAPTENAEGPAEENAVVHSPPLLEKLGANVSESSSSSGSSSDSGSSSTDSDSDRSSL